The proteins below come from a single Tissierella sp. MB52-C2 genomic window:
- a CDS encoding PepSY domain-containing protein: MTKKMIKKVVPMLIGTLAVTMVVSAVNPTTLAEAANGIRYSIPRVSSSVVTNKKSVEYISQEEAKAIAMKKAPKNKSEVTKVETLLGYEDPHYNVEITSVLNKNLTKIFTIKVDGVTGKIEDLDVEKIINNKDKDKDKDKVNKDKVNKHEGNKNSDKKHKKEEKEVVKTNLISRDKAIKIALDKIGRDADLEEMELDKDDNPPKYEIEMYNDDYEYEIEIHAITGAILKFEKE; the protein is encoded by the coding sequence ATGACAAAGAAAATGATTAAAAAAGTAGTACCTATGTTAATAGGAACTTTAGCAGTTACTATGGTAGTATCTGCTGTGAATCCTACTACATTAGCAGAGGCTGCTAATGGAATAAGATATAGTATTCCTAGAGTTAGTTCAAGTGTAGTAACAAATAAGAAATCTGTTGAATATATTTCTCAAGAAGAAGCGAAAGCCATAGCTATGAAAAAAGCACCTAAAAACAAATCAGAAGTCACTAAGGTTGAAACATTACTTGGCTATGAGGATCCTCATTATAATGTTGAAATAACCAGTGTATTAAATAAAAACCTTACAAAGATATTTACTATTAAAGTTGACGGTGTTACTGGAAAAATAGAAGATTTAGATGTGGAGAAAATTATAAATAATAAAGATAAAGATAAAGATAAAGATAAAGTAAATAAAGACAAAGTAAATAAACATGAGGGAAATAAAAATTCAGATAAAAAACACAAAAAAGAAGAAAAAGAAGTGGTAAAAACAAATCTTATCAGTAGAGATAAGGCCATAAAAATTGCCCTTGATAAAATAGGCAGAGATGCAGATTTGGAAGAGATGGAGTTAGATAAAGATGATAATCCACCAAAATATGAAATAGAAATGTATAACGATGATTATGAATATGAGATAGAAATCCACGCCATAACAGGAGCTATATTAAAGTTTGAAAAAGAATAA
- a CDS encoding AraC family transcriptional regulator, protein MNLRKIFTNNKLLVRLVILYLITSILLTSILMGLVSYFVSSRTKERITESEQDIMKQSYNTVYYALTNIYGDFYALWSRNKDIEKVLGEGKITSEDIKTASDIIDSAAFRDDLVDSVYIINEKTDLVLSNIYPPETIENFYDRSAIKLFKDFEKNYDSYKNEVFFPRKVHYNTNGTDYKKDYISIVYASNDKFGNIESGIIVNIDQNKLSKLVNIENKEGTMIIVNSGGEIISDSKGGSFGKGLPRGELYNGIANNPKEEDSFIGDYLGEKSFITFKKAGNIGFAFISIIPYWVIGEETAGINRVIALLFIIAMFISLIVSIISIKRIYGPLNDLIKDIKEEPSLGNSMEVDEYTFLGDVYKSLIIKNRRSYTARIFNGNYNDLSREALGFSKEKFLTLGIMNDENSSSNLLEELINIFEDNTEWVWAITSSNSMGGIINEDNFQDNMMEKIMEDLINIQDIIADKLDVTVSIGIGTVVNTMESIRLSHRYSLLAAQYALSIGENQIILYNEIEDTKAAASANKDSIADKVEEYINNNFTRQGFAADEISKDIGLSLGYIRQIFREEKGITLNDYIINCRIQRAKELLINTEDTAKDISEAVGYYDNRYFYTIFKKKVGMTTEEFRKQGREEYYEKQ, encoded by the coding sequence ATGAATTTGAGAAAGATTTTTACAAATAATAAGCTATTAGTTAGATTGGTAATTTTATATTTAATAACTTCCATATTGCTCACTAGTATATTAATGGGTCTAGTATCCTATTTTGTATCCTCTAGGACTAAGGAAAGGATTACTGAATCTGAGCAGGATATAATGAAACAGTCCTATAATACTGTTTATTATGCTTTAACCAATATATATGGAGACTTTTATGCTTTATGGTCTAGGAATAAGGATATAGAAAAGGTGCTAGGAGAAGGAAAGATAACAAGTGAGGATATTAAAACTGCTTCAGATATTATAGATAGTGCTGCCTTTAGAGATGATCTAGTGGATTCTGTATATATAATAAATGAAAAGACAGATTTAGTTTTATCTAATATTTATCCACCGGAGACTATTGAGAATTTTTATGATAGATCAGCCATAAAATTATTTAAGGATTTCGAGAAGAATTATGACTCATATAAAAATGAAGTATTCTTTCCTAGAAAGGTTCACTACAATACTAATGGTACTGATTATAAGAAGGACTATATATCCATTGTATATGCTTCCAATGATAAATTTGGCAATATCGAATCTGGAATAATAGTTAATATTGATCAGAACAAACTATCAAAATTAGTTAATATAGAAAATAAAGAAGGAACCATGATTATTGTTAATAGTGGTGGAGAAATTATATCGGATTCTAAGGGAGGAAGTTTCGGCAAGGGCTTACCTAGGGGAGAACTCTACAATGGTATAGCTAATAATCCTAAGGAAGAGGATAGTTTTATAGGAGATTATTTAGGAGAGAAATCCTTTATTACATTTAAAAAGGCTGGGAATATTGGTTTTGCATTTATTAGTATAATTCCCTATTGGGTCATAGGAGAAGAGACTGCTGGAATTAATAGAGTTATAGCTTTGCTTTTTATTATTGCGATGTTTATTAGTTTAATAGTTAGTATAATTTCAATTAAAAGAATTTATGGACCCTTAAATGATTTAATAAAGGATATAAAGGAAGAACCTTCCCTTGGAAACTCCATGGAGGTAGATGAATATACTTTCTTAGGTGATGTCTATAAGAGTCTTATTATAAAAAATAGAAGGTCCTATACTGCTAGGATATTCAATGGAAATTATAATGACTTATCTAGGGAAGCTTTAGGATTTTCTAAGGAGAAGTTTTTAACCTTAGGGATTATGAATGATGAAAATTCTTCTTCAAATTTACTGGAGGAGCTTATCAATATCTTTGAAGATAATACTGAATGGGTATGGGCCATAACTTCTTCTAATTCTATGGGCGGAATTATAAATGAAGATAATTTCCAGGATAATATGATGGAAAAGATAATGGAGGATTTAATAAATATTCAAGACATTATAGCGGATAAATTAGATGTGACAGTTTCCATAGGAATTGGAACTGTAGTAAATACTATGGAAAGTATTAGATTAAGTCATAGATATTCTCTATTAGCTGCTCAATATGCCTTATCCATAGGTGAAAATCAAATAATCTTATATAATGAAATAGAAGATACTAAAGCGGCTGCCAGTGCCAATAAGGATTCCATAGCAGACAAGGTAGAGGAATATATTAATAATAACTTTACTAGACAAGGTTTCGCAGCAGATGAAATATCTAAGGATATAGGCTTATCTTTAGGATATATTAGACAGATATTTAGAGAAGAAAAGGGTATTACTCTTAATGATTATATAATTAATTGCAGAATTCAAAGGGCAAAGGAGCTTCTTATAAATACTGAAGATACTGCCAAAGATATTTCAGAAGCTGTAGGTTATTATGATAATAGATATTTTTATACTATATTTAAGAAAAAAGTTGGTATGACTACAGAAGAATTTAGAAAACAGGGAAGGGAGGAGTATTATGAAAAGCAATAA
- a CDS encoding sigma-70 family RNA polymerase sigma factor: MWDKLVSKAKEGNKFSMEEIIERLRPLLISSIRRYYNKPNEYDDLIQDGVICILESIKDFDESKEVHFLGYIQSKLKYLYLNKHKVKFHLSLNEPIGDNDGEIMDFLVSDSKDTIELIIEDETNNLIKESLDKLTERQREIILLFYMENMSMYEIADKLGISYRTVVNLKTTAVNNLKKWIR; this comes from the coding sequence ATGTGGGATAAATTAGTTAGTAAAGCCAAAGAAGGAAATAAGTTCTCTATGGAAGAAATCATCGAAAGACTAAGACCCCTATTGATTAGTTCCATTAGGAGATACTATAACAAACCCAATGAATATGATGACTTAATTCAAGATGGAGTTATTTGCATATTAGAGTCCATAAAGGACTTCGACGAATCTAAGGAAGTCCATTTCTTAGGATATATACAATCAAAACTTAAATACCTATATCTAAACAAACATAAAGTAAAATTTCACCTATCCCTTAATGAGCCCATCGGAGATAATGACGGAGAGATTATGGATTTTTTAGTATCAGATAGTAAAGACACCATTGAATTGATTATAGAAGATGAAACCAATAACTTAATTAAAGAATCCCTAGATAAATTAACAGAAAGACAAAGAGAGATTATACTTCTCTTTTATATGGAAAATATGAGTATGTATGAAATAGCAGATAAATTAGGCATAAGCTATAGGACTGTAGTTAATCTAAAAACTACGGCAGTGAACAATCTAAAAAAATGGATTAGGTGA
- a CDS encoding 5'-nucleotidase C-terminal domain-containing protein has protein sequence MKRYQSKRHFSIVLVVAMVLTMLVSNFVPAYAEANEEITITLLSTSDVHGRYMPWDYAIDGSNPSGSFAQISTAVKEVRKENPNTILLDAGDTIQDNSAELFKEMDKHPAMLAMNTMGYDAWTMGNHEFDYGFDILDNITKQFNGAVLGGNVYKDNGARYFDAYTIVEREGIKVGIIGMTTPMVVEFKEDTDTFEGKEVRNAVEETKEVIKELEGKVDVIVGLMHMGMDNENNNPDTGVADLANACPEIAAIFAGHMHKLHEEDMVNGVLIVEPNKYATDISRVDLTFVKENDKFILKDKKGSAIKVGEYDVDPELEKVLNPFHEIARDDANTIIGELQTMDFVAEDEIKGIPTVQIQETPLTNFFSEVMLHYSNGADVVAHQIDNDKAGLNVGPIKKKDISYNYQYAGGEVTVYKVTGKDLKDYMEWSVDYFNTSKPGDVTVSFNKERRASKYSTNDIFGGVKYEIDLSKDYGNRIVNLRHLDDTAINPEDEIKLGLNAYRMKALIGKGGPLEDREFEQIYSTQDEAAYGEIEGRIRNLAARYIQDVKNGVYEGKLNNTWKIVGVDTDAPVRKDIVELINEGILEVPKTEDGKYTNIASINIQEPVTEEEINTLSEKVGLDPSLFKGIENKGEFYEKLNASRKEIVEEIIEEPTEELVEEPVEELVEKPEEKPAPEEQTIYTVKSGDVLYRIALEFETTWQKLAEYNKIKNPHRIYPGQEILIP, from the coding sequence ATGAAAAGGTATCAAAGTAAGAGACATTTTAGTATAGTTTTAGTTGTAGCAATGGTATTAACCATGCTAGTATCAAACTTTGTTCCTGCATATGCAGAAGCAAATGAAGAAATTACAATTACATTATTATCAACTTCAGATGTACATGGAAGGTATATGCCTTGGGATTATGCAATAGATGGTTCTAATCCTAGTGGAAGCTTTGCTCAAATTAGCACAGCAGTTAAGGAAGTTCGCAAGGAAAATCCAAATACAATTTTATTAGATGCAGGAGATACTATTCAGGACAATTCTGCCGAATTATTTAAGGAAATGGACAAGCATCCTGCTATGTTAGCTATGAATACTATGGGATATGATGCATGGACCATGGGAAATCATGAATTTGATTATGGATTTGATATACTTGATAATATTACTAAACAATTCAATGGTGCTGTTCTAGGAGGAAATGTTTATAAAGATAATGGAGCACGTTATTTTGATGCCTACACCATTGTTGAAAGAGAAGGAATTAAAGTAGGTATAATAGGAATGACTACTCCAATGGTAGTAGAATTTAAAGAAGATACGGATACTTTTGAAGGAAAAGAAGTTAGAAATGCAGTGGAAGAAACTAAAGAAGTAATAAAAGAATTAGAAGGAAAAGTAGATGTTATAGTTGGACTTATGCATATGGGAATGGACAATGAAAACAATAACCCAGATACAGGAGTTGCAGACCTTGCTAATGCCTGTCCAGAAATTGCTGCTATTTTTGCAGGGCATATGCACAAACTACACGAAGAAGACATGGTAAATGGAGTATTAATAGTTGAACCAAATAAATATGCTACAGATATATCTAGAGTAGATTTAACATTTGTAAAAGAAAATGATAAATTTATACTAAAGGATAAAAAAGGTTCTGCTATAAAAGTAGGGGAATATGATGTAGATCCAGAGTTAGAAAAAGTTCTTAACCCTTTCCATGAAATTGCTAGAGATGATGCTAACACTATAATTGGAGAGTTACAAACAATGGATTTTGTAGCAGAAGATGAAATAAAAGGAATTCCCACTGTACAGATTCAAGAAACACCTCTTACAAATTTCTTTAGCGAGGTTATGCTTCACTATAGTAATGGTGCAGATGTAGTTGCCCATCAAATTGATAACGACAAAGCAGGTCTAAATGTTGGACCTATAAAGAAAAAAGATATTTCATATAATTACCAATATGCTGGTGGAGAAGTAACTGTATATAAAGTAACTGGTAAAGATCTTAAGGATTATATGGAATGGTCAGTAGACTATTTTAATACATCAAAACCAGGTGATGTAACAGTTAGCTTTAATAAAGAACGTCGTGCTTCAAAGTATAGCACTAATGATATATTTGGTGGAGTAAAATATGAGATAGATTTAAGCAAGGACTATGGAAATAGAATCGTAAATCTAAGACATTTGGACGATACAGCTATAAACCCAGAAGACGAAATTAAACTAGGTCTAAATGCTTATAGGATGAAGGCACTTATAGGTAAAGGTGGTCCTTTAGAAGATAGAGAATTTGAACAAATATATTCAACTCAAGACGAAGCTGCCTATGGTGAAATTGAAGGAAGAATTCGTAATTTAGCGGCTAGATATATTCAAGATGTTAAGAATGGAGTATATGAAGGAAAGTTAAATAATACTTGGAAGATAGTTGGAGTAGATACAGATGCTCCAGTGAGAAAAGATATAGTAGAACTAATAAATGAAGGAATCTTAGAAGTGCCAAAAACTGAAGACGGTAAATATACAAATATTGCATCTATAAATATTCAAGAACCAGTAACAGAGGAAGAAATAAATACTTTATCAGAAAAAGTAGGTCTTGACCCAAGTCTATTTAAAGGAATAGAAAATAAGGGAGAGTTCTATGAAAAACTTAATGCTTCCAGAAAAGAAATCGTAGAAGAGATAATAGAAGAACCAACAGAAGAGCTAGTAGAGGAACCAGTGGAAGAATTGGTAGAAAAGCCTGAAGAAAAACCTGCTCCAGAGGAACAAACAATATATACTGTAAAATCTGGAGATGTTTTATATAGAATAGCTTTAGAATTTGAAACAACATGGCAAAAACTAGCAGAATATAATAAGATTAAAAATCCACATAGAATTTATCCAGGACAAGAAATATTAATACCTTAG
- a CDS encoding MBOAT family O-acyltransferase — MIPYRFRWVLLLMASYYFYMAWKPVYIVLIVISTLINYFAGLVMGKTEDQKKRKKYLILSLVSNLSLLFLFKYFNFFNASAKTVLEYLNIPFYLPQFKLLLPMGISFYTFQTMSYSIDVYRGVIEPEKHLGIFALYVTFFPQLVAGPIERSENLLPQFREKHDFDYDLVTNGLKLIAWGLFKKVVIADRTAILVNTVYNNVHDYTGFPLIFATLLFAFQIYCDFSGYSDIAIGSAQAMGYRLMENFRRPYFSKSISEFWRRWHISLSTWFKDYIYIPLGGNRVSKWRWQLNLLVVFLVSGLWHGASWTFVAWGAIHGFYQMFSIWTSNIRKRIVKLTGLNKIPLIHKILQIIITFILICFGWIFFRANSMSDAIYVIKNMFTDIGNSVPIDQLGLDSFQLNVAFLSIGLMELVHLIQEKKSVREIISTKPIWIRWTLYYVLVLWIILLGSFGSQEFIYFQF, encoded by the coding sequence TTGATTCCATATAGGTTTAGATGGGTTCTACTACTTATGGCTAGTTATTATTTCTATATGGCATGGAAACCAGTTTATATTGTCCTTATTGTAATCTCTACATTAATTAATTATTTTGCAGGATTAGTGATGGGAAAAACAGAAGATCAGAAAAAACGAAAGAAATACCTTATACTCTCTCTAGTATCTAACCTGTCTTTGTTGTTCCTATTTAAGTATTTTAATTTCTTTAATGCTTCAGCTAAAACTGTATTGGAATATTTAAATATTCCTTTCTATCTTCCACAATTTAAGCTATTGCTACCTATGGGTATATCATTTTATACATTCCAAACAATGAGTTATTCCATTGATGTGTACAGGGGTGTCATAGAACCAGAAAAACATCTTGGAATATTTGCATTATATGTGACATTCTTTCCACAATTAGTAGCAGGACCTATTGAAAGATCAGAAAACTTGTTGCCTCAGTTTAGAGAAAAGCATGACTTTGATTATGATTTAGTTACCAATGGTCTAAAGCTTATAGCTTGGGGATTATTTAAAAAAGTAGTTATAGCTGATAGAACAGCTATATTAGTCAATACAGTATATAATAATGTCCATGACTACACAGGATTTCCACTTATATTTGCTACCCTATTATTTGCGTTTCAAATATACTGTGACTTCTCAGGATATTCAGATATAGCCATTGGTTCAGCACAAGCCATGGGATATAGATTGATGGAAAACTTTAGAAGACCTTACTTTTCAAAGTCCATATCGGAATTTTGGAGAAGATGGCATATATCACTATCTACTTGGTTTAAGGATTATATCTATATACCACTAGGTGGAAATAGAGTATCTAAATGGAGATGGCAGCTAAATTTACTTGTTGTATTTTTAGTATCAGGACTATGGCATGGAGCTAGCTGGACCTTTGTTGCCTGGGGAGCAATCCATGGATTTTATCAGATGTTTTCCATATGGACATCTAATATAAGAAAGAGAATAGTAAAATTAACTGGATTAAATAAGATTCCTTTAATACACAAGATTTTACAAATAATTATAACATTTATATTAATATGTTTCGGATGGATATTCTTTAGAGCAAATAGTATGTCAGATGCAATCTATGTTATAAAAAATATGTTTACAGATATAGGTAATTCAGTACCAATAGATCAATTAGGATTAGATAGTTTCCAACTTAATGTAGCCTTTTTATCCATAGGACTAATGGAATTAGTTCATTTAAT